The Harpia harpyja isolate bHarHar1 chromosome 10, bHarHar1 primary haplotype, whole genome shotgun sequence genome includes a region encoding these proteins:
- the TMEM26 gene encoding transmembrane protein 26: MELIVLLNALVTRLLFVLHSLIGVWRVTAVKKEPKYWLLALLNLLLCLETGLTLKFKQGRGYKWFSPAIFLYLICTVPSLWLLEIHHGTQYCGNEPGAVQMNVSNQDFNQSRDTSHGSEGTGHHIIQTAKVFVNHLSTICETVWTLALHQTFLLLLVVGRWLLPIGVEITRDQLSQLLLMFVGTAADILEFASETLDIEDVRKNYALINAILAVWTWSMLQFPLDLAVQHIGCKPTASTRRIPSLLLCRYSAELWNIGVSLFIQDGPFFIVRSILMGHFRIFNQMLVFFTAKNILVVTLQLYRLAVITLDFRATILQKSRKEVSCCPCEPYEASTLATADQDTEMKEFVAFPPKERSQAPSEDQ; encoded by the exons ATGGAGCTGATTGTGCTGCTCAATGCTCTGGTTACTCGCCTGCTCTTTGTGTTGCACTCTCTCATCGGGGTCTGGAGAGTGACTGCAGTGAAGAAAGAACCCAAGTACTGGCTGCTGGCACTGCTCAATCTTCTCCTGTGCCTGGAGACAGGGCTCACCCTCAAGTTTAAGCAAGGCAGAGGCTACAAATG gTTTTCACCAGCAATATTTTTATATCTGATTTGCACAGTACCATCACTATGGCTACTAGAAATTCATCATGGGACTCAG TACTGTGGTAATGAGCCTGGAGCAGTTCAAATGAATGTCAGCAACCAAGACTTCAATCAATCCAGAGACACCAGTCATGGAAGTGAAGGAACAGGTCACCACATCATTCAGACG GCTAAAGTCTTTGTGAATCACCTTTCCACAATCTGTGAGACTGTATGGACACTGGCCCTCCACCAGACTTTTCTACTGCTACTAGTAGTTGGGAGATGGCTTCTCCCCATTGGAGTTGAAATCACCCGGGATCAATTGTCTCAGCTGCTTCTCATGTTTGTGGGAACAGCAGCAGATATACTTGAATTTGCTAGTGAAACCTTGGACATCGAAGATGTTCG GAAGAATTATGCTCTCATAAATGCAATTCTTGCTGTTTGGACCTGGAGTATGTTACAGTTTCCACTTGATCTTGCAG TACAGCATATTGGCTGCAAGCCAACTGCATCGACTAGGCGGATCCCCAGCTTGCTGCTGTGCAGGTACAGTGCAGAACTGTGGAACATTGGGGTCAGCCTTTTCATACAGGATGGTCCCTTCTTCATTGTGCGTTCAATCCTGATGGGCCACTTCAGAATATTCAATCAGATGCTGGTGTTTTTTACAGCTAAGAATATCTTAGTTGTGACTCTACAATTGTATCGTTTGGCAGTGATAACATTAGACTTCCGTGCTACCATCTtgcagaagagcaggaaagaagTTAGCTGTTGCCCTTGCGAGCCTTACGAAGCTAGTACTCTTGCCACCGCTGACCAAGATACAGAAATGAAAGAGTTTGTTGCTTTTCCTCCAAAAGAGCGATCCCAAGCTCCATCAGAAGATCAGTGA